From the genome of Lentilactobacillus buchneri, one region includes:
- the pcrA gene encoding DNA helicase PcrA — translation MAEESLLAGLNKDQKDAVIHTEGPVLIMAGAGSGKTRVLTHRIAYIIEHNHIMPWRILAITFTNKAAREMRERVSKLLGEGGNDVWVSTFHALCVRILRRHIDLLGYNKAFTIADTSEQRTLVKRVLRDLNIDPKKFDPRAVLSAISNAKNDLLTPKAFKAQANSAFDQIVADVYDRYQAELKQNQSLDFDDLIMITIQLFDEHPDVLESYQDKFQYIHVDEYQDTNEAQYRLVNTLAKKNRNICVVGDADQSIYGWRGANMQNILDFKKDYPDAHVTLLEQNYRSTKTVLDAANSVIAHNDNRADKNLWTENPKGDQISYYRGQTENDEARYVVAKIQEEMAKPKRNYGSFAILYRTNAQSRVIEETLLKSNIPYTMVGGHKFYDRKEIRDALSYLTLLANPNDSMSFERVINEPKRGIGQASIERLRLFANDHQWSLLEAAKNVDLANEISTRAKNSIAEFEQTMRTISEKMAQLSITEITEEILDKSGYLSTLKASKSLEAQTRLENLEEFISVTQKYDEENEGETGQQNLVNFLSDLALVSDQDSLEEDNSQVTLMTLHAAKGLEFPVVFLMGMEEGLFPLSRAAADESELQEERRLAYVGITRAKEKLYITNAYSRMLYGRRQNNPESRFVNEISPELIHSDNQQQTESPLSTPFDRRTRRATATTYRRPGKVVESPKGSGADKLAWAVGDKVSHKAWGTGTVVKVTGTGEDMELDIAFKQEGIKRLLAAFAPIKKQEN, via the coding sequence GTGGCAGAAGAAAGTTTATTAGCAGGATTAAATAAAGATCAAAAAGACGCCGTTATCCATACTGAAGGACCCGTCCTCATTATGGCCGGTGCCGGCAGTGGCAAGACCCGGGTATTAACCCACCGAATTGCCTACATAATTGAACATAACCATATTATGCCGTGGCGGATTTTAGCGATCACTTTTACCAATAAGGCTGCCCGGGAAATGCGTGAACGGGTTTCAAAATTGTTGGGTGAAGGTGGTAACGATGTTTGGGTTTCAACATTCCATGCACTATGTGTGCGGATTTTACGCCGCCATATTGATTTGCTGGGCTACAATAAGGCTTTTACGATTGCCGATACCAGTGAGCAGCGGACGCTTGTCAAACGAGTACTGCGAGATTTGAATATTGATCCCAAAAAGTTCGATCCCAGAGCCGTTTTATCGGCTATCTCCAACGCCAAAAATGATCTGCTCACACCCAAAGCATTCAAAGCTCAGGCCAATAGTGCTTTCGATCAAATCGTGGCTGACGTCTATGATCGCTACCAAGCAGAGCTGAAGCAGAATCAATCATTGGACTTTGATGATTTGATTATGATCACCATCCAATTATTTGATGAACATCCGGATGTTTTGGAATCCTATCAGGACAAATTTCAATACATCCATGTTGATGAGTATCAGGATACCAATGAGGCTCAATACCGACTGGTGAATACCCTTGCCAAGAAAAATCGTAACATCTGTGTCGTCGGGGATGCCGACCAAAGTATCTACGGCTGGCGTGGTGCCAACATGCAGAACATCCTTGATTTCAAAAAAGACTATCCGGATGCCCATGTGACCTTATTGGAACAAAACTATCGTTCAACTAAAACGGTACTTGATGCCGCTAATTCGGTGATTGCCCATAATGACAATCGTGCCGACAAAAATTTGTGGACTGAAAATCCCAAGGGCGATCAGATTTCATATTATCGTGGTCAGACCGAAAACGACGAGGCAAGATACGTTGTTGCCAAAATTCAAGAAGAAATGGCCAAGCCAAAACGCAATTACGGCAGTTTTGCAATCCTTTACCGAACCAATGCGCAGTCACGGGTAATTGAAGAAACCTTGCTCAAATCAAATATTCCCTACACCATGGTTGGCGGACACAAGTTCTATGATCGAAAAGAAATTCGAGACGCCTTGTCTTACCTGACTCTGTTAGCTAATCCAAACGACTCCATGAGCTTTGAACGGGTCATCAACGAACCTAAACGGGGGATCGGCCAAGCCAGTATTGAACGATTACGACTATTCGCCAACGATCATCAGTGGAGTCTCCTTGAGGCTGCTAAAAACGTTGATTTAGCCAATGAGATTTCTACCCGTGCAAAAAATTCGATCGCTGAATTTGAACAGACGATGCGAACGATTTCAGAGAAGATGGCACAATTATCAATCACTGAAATTACTGAAGAAATTCTCGATAAGAGTGGCTATCTAAGTACCTTGAAAGCTTCGAAGTCTTTGGAAGCTCAAACCAGGCTTGAAAACTTGGAAGAATTTATTTCTGTGACTCAAAAGTATGATGAAGAAAACGAGGGCGAAACCGGTCAACAGAACTTAGTGAATTTCTTAAGTGATTTGGCCTTGGTTTCTGATCAGGATAGTCTCGAAGAAGACAATTCCCAAGTGACTTTGATGACTTTGCATGCAGCCAAGGGACTGGAATTTCCAGTGGTCTTTTTGATGGGAATGGAAGAAGGATTATTCCCGCTTTCACGAGCCGCAGCAGACGAATCAGAACTTCAAGAAGAGCGCCGATTAGCGTACGTTGGCATTACGCGTGCCAAAGAAAAACTCTATATTACCAATGCCTACTCGCGAATGTTGTATGGCCGTCGCCAAAACAATCCAGAGTCGCGCTTCGTCAACGAAATTAGCCCAGAGCTTATCCATTCGGATAATCAACAGCAAACTGAGTCCCCCCTAAGCACGCCGTTTGATCGCCGAACCAGGCGGGCAACGGCAACTACTTATCGGCGACCTGGAAAAGTCGTCGAAAGCCCTAAAGGATCCGGTGCAGACAAACTCGCTTGGGCCGTTGGTGATAAAGTATCACACAAGGCTTGGGGAACCGGCACGGTTGTCAAGGTTACCGGAACCGGCGAGGATATGGAGCTCGATATTGCATTCAAGCAAGAGGGCATCAAGCGGCTGTTGGCTGCATTTGCCCCAATTAAGAAGCAGGAAAATTAA
- a CDS encoding xanthine phosphoribosyltransferase has protein sequence MDLLKKRILEDGTVLPGNVLKVDNFLNHQVDAKLMDQIGAEFARLFKDEGVTKVVTVESSGIAPALTTAIHMGVPLIFARKHKSLTLTDNLYTASVYSYTKQVSNDISIDKRFLKPNDRILIIDDFLANGQAVQGLLEIAKLANVKVEGVGIVIEKSFQKGHTMIEKSGVRLESLARVASLDNQKVTFVD, from the coding sequence ATGGACTTACTTAAGAAACGCATTTTGGAGGATGGTACTGTATTACCAGGAAACGTATTAAAGGTCGACAACTTTTTAAATCACCAGGTTGATGCAAAATTGATGGACCAAATTGGTGCCGAATTTGCCCGCTTATTTAAAGATGAAGGGGTAACCAAGGTTGTGACCGTTGAATCTTCCGGAATCGCCCCGGCATTGACAACGGCGATCCATATGGGGGTTCCGTTGATCTTTGCCAGAAAGCATAAGAGTTTAACTTTAACCGATAACCTGTACACCGCCAGCGTTTATTCTTATACCAAGCAAGTTAGCAACGATATCAGTATTGATAAACGATTTTTGAAGCCAAATGATCGAATTTTGATTATTGATGATTTTTTGGCAAATGGTCAAGCCGTTCAAGGACTGTTGGAAATTGCCAAGTTGGCAAATGTTAAAGTTGAAGGTGTTGGGATTGTGATCGAAAAGAGCTTCCAAAAAGGGCACACCATGATTGAAAAATCAGGTGTCCGTTTGGAGTCTTTGGCTCGAGTTGCCTCTCTGGATAACCAAAAAGTCACATTTGTTGATTAG
- the rpsI gene encoding 30S ribosomal protein S9, translating to MAQVQYRGTGRRKDSVARVRLVPGTGKIIMNDKAIEDYIPFANLREVVVQPFNVTETLGNYDTLVNVNGGGFSGQAGATRHGIARALLAVDPDFRGPLKRAGLLTRDARMKERKKPGLKKARKASQFSKR from the coding sequence TTGGCTCAAGTACAATATCGCGGCACTGGCCGTCGTAAAGATTCAGTTGCTCGAGTACGTTTGGTACCCGGAACTGGAAAAATTATCATGAATGACAAAGCAATCGAAGACTATATTCCATTTGCTAACTTGCGTGAAGTTGTTGTGCAACCATTCAACGTAACTGAGACTTTAGGTAACTATGATACCTTGGTTAACGTTAACGGTGGTGGATTCTCCGGCCAAGCCGGCGCAACTCGTCACGGAATTGCCCGTGCATTGCTTGCAGTTGATCCCGACTTCCGTGGACCATTGAAGCGTGCCGGTTTATTAACTCGTGACGCACGAATGAAAGAACGTAAGAAGCCAGGTCTTAAAAAGGCCCGTAAAGCTTCACAATTTTCAAAGCGTTAA
- a CDS encoding glycoside hydrolase family 73 protein, whose amino-acid sequence MLILVICGLVIIFGFHALYENGYHSSNIQSSNDEVAIEHRKFINKLAPQAQRLQGQYNILPSITLAQAILESNWGTSKLASKYYNLFGVKAQDNTTNSVYLNTQEFVNGRYVTIKARFQVYQDWNESLADHAKLLAYGTKWNPQQYKDVVAANNYLQAADGLQQDGYATDPAYTKKLIAIIRQYKLYQYDD is encoded by the coding sequence ATGTTGATTCTGGTGATCTGTGGGTTGGTGATCATTTTTGGTTTCCACGCTTTATACGAAAACGGTTATCATTCGAGCAATATTCAAAGCTCGAACGACGAAGTGGCCATTGAGCACCGTAAATTTATCAACAAATTAGCGCCACAAGCCCAGCGGCTGCAGGGGCAATATAATATCTTACCGAGTATTACTTTAGCTCAGGCCATTTTGGAGTCCAACTGGGGCACCAGCAAGCTTGCGAGCAAGTATTATAATCTGTTTGGCGTCAAAGCTCAGGATAATACCACCAACTCGGTCTACCTGAATACGCAGGAATTCGTGAATGGCCGTTATGTGACGATCAAAGCTCGGTTCCAAGTATATCAGGACTGGAATGAATCCTTGGCTGATCACGCCAAATTGCTTGCCTATGGCACGAAATGGAACCCACAGCAGTACAAGGACGTGGTGGCCGCAAACAACTACCTGCAGGCCGCTGATGGTCTTCAGCAGGATGGCTATGCGACCGACCCTGCTTATACCAAGAAATTGATCGCCATCATCAGACAATACAAACTTTATCAATACGATGACTAG
- the rplM gene encoding 50S ribosomal protein L13: MRTTYMAKPGEVERKWYVVDATDVSLGRLSSAVASILRGKNKPTFTPNVDTGDNVIVINASKVGLTGHKDTRKIYYHHSRFIGGLKQRTAGDLRAKNPEKLIETSVKGMLPHGTLGHKIGLKLHVYAGPEHDHQAQKPEVLDINNLI, encoded by the coding sequence CCTGGTGAAGTAGAACGTAAATGGTACGTTGTTGACGCAACAGACGTATCTCTTGGACGTTTATCATCAGCAGTAGCATCAATCTTAAGAGGTAAGAATAAACCAACATTCACACCCAACGTGGATACTGGGGATAATGTGATTGTAATTAATGCAAGTAAAGTCGGTCTGACTGGTCACAAAGACACTCGGAAGATCTATTACCATCACAGTCGCTTTATTGGTGGCTTGAAGCAACGAACTGCCGGTGATTTGCGTGCTAAGAATCCCGAAAAGTTAATTGAAACTTCCGTTAAAGGAATGCTTCCTCATGGAACATTAGGTCATAAAATTGGTTTGAAGTTACATGTCTATGCAGGTCCTGAACACGATCATCAAGCTCAAAAACCAGAAGTATTAGACATTAATAACCTAATTTAA
- a CDS encoding ATP-grasp domain-containing protein encodes MANANVIYPGQTIGILGDSISTPTLLARAKQMGFNVGMYSSNENSKAMELADYKYIGPYTDKETLKMFAERCEAVIYDNQFIDSDVIRYISQYTAVPQRDGLLDIVQDRLIERTFFETLNINMVPYSTIVTLEDIYQAINSIGYPAILKPIQRGLNGGKELLIKNQADIVLASGFLDSGTYILESYVEHDTDYSVVVTRTESGSIVMFPPVEVMYEGDQLMTAYTPAKLDPSVKKEMTRITNEIANNLDYVGTFEVTLFLAKSGSIYVSRVAPKLSAAGFVFDYAANADEFEQHLRAIAGLPLTQIIPGIATVYQAIRQQEYQRVQTQWVIKDNWHFTFYGNEPTDDHQLVGYVLIPTKSISDTLVKLEATGIWHDIDYKTKYSNM; translated from the coding sequence TTGGCAAACGCAAATGTTATCTATCCCGGTCAAACAATTGGGATTCTTGGAGATAGTATCAGCACCCCAACGTTATTGGCTCGCGCAAAACAAATGGGCTTTAATGTTGGCATGTACAGTTCCAACGAAAACAGTAAGGCGATGGAACTGGCAGACTATAAATACATTGGCCCCTACACTGACAAGGAAACCTTGAAAATGTTTGCCGAACGCTGTGAAGCGGTGATCTATGACAATCAATTTATCGATTCAGATGTCATTCGATACATTTCCCAATACACGGCTGTGCCGCAACGGGACGGATTATTGGATATTGTCCAAGATCGACTGATTGAACGAACGTTTTTTGAAACCCTGAATATTAACATGGTTCCTTACTCGACGATTGTCACGTTGGAAGACATTTACCAAGCCATTAATTCCATTGGGTACCCGGCTATTTTAAAGCCCATTCAGCGGGGACTAAATGGCGGCAAAGAATTGCTGATTAAGAACCAGGCTGATATTGTCCTGGCATCCGGTTTTTTAGATTCCGGAACTTACATTTTGGAATCCTATGTGGAACATGATACTGACTACTCCGTGGTCGTTACCCGGACCGAGTCAGGGTCAATTGTGATGTTTCCACCAGTCGAAGTGATGTATGAAGGCGATCAGTTAATGACCGCCTATACGCCGGCAAAACTCGATCCCAGTGTGAAGAAGGAAATGACCCGAATTACCAATGAAATTGCCAACAACCTTGACTATGTCGGTACTTTCGAAGTCACACTCTTCTTGGCCAAGAGCGGTTCGATTTATGTCAGCAGAGTTGCTCCCAAATTGAGTGCGGCTGGGTTTGTATTTGATTACGCTGCTAATGCCGATGAATTTGAACAACATTTGCGGGCAATTGCCGGTTTGCCTTTGACACAAATTATTCCCGGAATTGCAACGGTTTATCAGGCCATTCGACAACAGGAATATCAACGTGTCCAAACCCAATGGGTCATCAAAGATAATTGGCACTTCACGTTTTATGGCAACGAGCCAACTGACGACCATCAGCTGGTTGGCTATGTCCTGATTCCGACCAAATCTATTTCAGACACCCTGGTTAAACTGGAGGCCACTGGGATTTGGCATGACATAGATTACAAAACAAAATATAGCAACATGTAG
- a CDS encoding ECF transporter S component, producing the protein MPVKKNTLRLNMLAMFIAIILLQTSIPLIGYIPIGPLEITIIPMTVVVATVLLGTVDGAIIGGVWGLTTFVRAFVWPTSPLAAIVFVNPIISVIPRIMIGVVAGMTYTYLKKHLKSQAASISVSAVLGSLTNTVLVLGLIYLFYKAKAPQLYQINIKELLPYLLGVVGTNGVPEAIFSGIVTPLIAVPVKKIFDRTSR; encoded by the coding sequence ATGCCTGTTAAGAAAAATACTTTACGACTGAACATGCTGGCAATGTTTATTGCGATCATTCTGTTGCAAACTTCGATTCCTTTGATCGGGTACATCCCAATTGGTCCACTTGAAATTACGATTATCCCGATGACTGTCGTCGTTGCAACGGTTTTGCTTGGAACTGTTGACGGAGCGATCATTGGTGGTGTTTGGGGGCTGACGACTTTTGTCCGAGCTTTTGTATGGCCGACCAGCCCTTTAGCGGCAATCGTCTTTGTTAACCCGATTATTTCGGTCATCCCCCGGATTATGATTGGCGTAGTTGCTGGTATGACGTACACGTATCTCAAGAAACACTTGAAAAGCCAGGCAGCCAGTATTTCTGTATCGGCTGTCTTGGGTTCATTAACCAACACGGTCCTGGTGCTGGGACTCATTTATCTGTTTTATAAGGCGAAAGCCCCTCAACTGTATCAGATTAATATCAAAGAACTCCTCCCATATTTACTAGGGGTGGTTGGTACGAATGGTGTTCCGGAAGCAATCTTTAGCGGAATTGTCACACCGTTGATTGCGGTGCCGGTTAAAAAGATTTTTGACCGGACCAGCAGATAA